From the Corallococcus caeni genome, one window contains:
- a CDS encoding fatty acid desaturase family protein codes for MELLRIRPLRAVGMTALHLGVWVAAAVAIARAGSVWVKLPLWMLAGGAVMGLIQLDHDAWHDNLFRRPWQNRLFGNALSLLVGIAYEPMRHDHLAHHRWNRTEKDPDAYNAGRRSLGLCALFYATVLLGIPLSLIYFNVLYPLQHFSRARLRRHGAVLLCYAGFYAGLFWLLSRHGLVPGAVECWLLPVLFASPLNGLKSIADHHANTWRGDRFHTATTVRGTRLVTFLWNGLNYHLDHHLYPRVPGYNLARLHTHLRPGLLARGAPVFDSYLDVMGRALLAGPTVVDEDVRLVTLERKRP; via the coding sequence GTGGAGCTGCTCCGCATCCGCCCCCTGCGCGCGGTGGGCATGACGGCGCTGCACCTGGGGGTCTGGGTCGCGGCGGCCGTGGCCATTGCCCGCGCGGGCAGCGTCTGGGTGAAGCTGCCGCTGTGGATGCTGGCGGGTGGGGCGGTGATGGGGCTCATCCAGCTCGACCACGACGCGTGGCACGACAACCTCTTCCGGAGGCCGTGGCAGAACCGCCTCTTCGGCAACGCGCTCAGCCTGCTCGTGGGCATCGCCTACGAGCCCATGCGCCATGACCACCTCGCGCACCACCGCTGGAACCGCACGGAGAAGGACCCCGACGCCTACAACGCGGGCCGCCGCTCGCTCGGGCTGTGCGCGCTCTTCTACGCCACCGTGCTGCTCGGCATCCCGCTGAGCCTCATCTACTTCAACGTCCTCTATCCGCTGCAGCACTTCTCCCGCGCGCGATTGCGCCGCCATGGCGCGGTGCTGCTCTGCTACGCGGGCTTCTACGCGGGGCTCTTCTGGCTGCTGTCGCGGCACGGGCTCGTCCCCGGCGCGGTGGAGTGCTGGCTGCTGCCGGTGCTCTTCGCCAGCCCCCTCAACGGCCTGAAGTCCATCGCGGACCACCACGCCAACACGTGGCGCGGGGACCGCTTCCACACCGCGACGACGGTGCGCGGCACGCGGCTCGTCACCTTCCTCTGGAACGGGCTCAACTACCACCTGGACCACCACCTCTATCCGCGCGTGCCCGGCTACAACCTCGCGAGGCTGCACACCCACCTGCGCCCCGGGCTGCTCGCGCGCGGCGCCCCCGTCTTCGACAGCTACCTCGACGTCATGGGACGCGCGCTGCTCGCCGGGCCCACCGTCGTGGACGAGGACGTGCGGCTCGTCACCCTGGAACGAAAGCGCCCATGA
- a CDS encoding methyltransferase family protein, producing MMGLREAPGVYLGFISLHVLAGHLGSSLVYRLRFGRSPLAYRRAAADSAHTRVTRRISGVSLLWAGSMLAAAFWPAWSAMSWGRPLLPIPPLAGWVPGVVGLMGMLWAQYGMGPAFRIGVDAGEARPELHEGGLHRYSRNPIYVFSYLYLVGASLWAPSAVTLGACAALGGLFHQLVLQEERFLADRLGEPYARYCQRVPRYF from the coding sequence ATGATGGGGCTGCGCGAGGCGCCCGGGGTGTACCTGGGCTTCATCTCCCTGCACGTGCTCGCGGGGCACCTGGGCTCCAGCCTCGTCTACCGCCTGCGCTTCGGGCGCAGCCCGCTGGCCTACCGGCGCGCGGCGGCGGACTCCGCGCACACGCGCGTCACGCGGCGCATCAGCGGTGTCTCGCTGCTCTGGGCCGGCTCCATGCTCGCGGCCGCGTTCTGGCCCGCGTGGTCCGCCATGTCCTGGGGACGGCCGCTGCTGCCCATTCCTCCGCTCGCGGGTTGGGTGCCCGGTGTCGTGGGGCTCATGGGCATGCTGTGGGCCCAGTATGGAATGGGCCCGGCGTTCCGCATCGGCGTGGACGCGGGGGAGGCCCGGCCCGAGCTGCACGAGGGGGGACTCCACCGCTACTCGCGCAACCCCATCTACGTGTTCTCCTACCTGTACCTCGTAGGGGCTTCGCTCTGGGCTCCGTCCGCGGTGACGCTGGGCGCCTGTGCGGCGCTCGGGGGGCTCTTCCATCAACTGGTGCTCCAGGAGGAGCGGTTCCTCGCGGACCGCCTCGGTGAGCCCTACGCGCGCTATTGCCAGCGCGTCCCTCGCTACTTCTGA
- a CDS encoding SRPBCC domain-containing protein: protein MDVRTGGKYSLVFGQGMAFFGTYTEVTPHSLLVWTNEEGGDNTSVTTVTFEEKGDKTLLVVSELYPSKDALDAAGGAADGLVETFEQLDEFLVTLGASAGRA from the coding sequence ATGGATGTTCGTACCGGGGGCAAATACAGTCTGGTGTTCGGCCAGGGGATGGCGTTCTTCGGGACGTACACCGAAGTGACACCGCACTCGCTCCTCGTCTGGACCAATGAGGAAGGGGGTGACAACACGTCCGTCACCACGGTGACCTTCGAGGAAAAAGGGGACAAGACGCTGCTGGTCGTGAGCGAGCTCTACCCCTCGAAGGATGCGCTCGACGCTGCCGGCGGGGCGGCGGATGGGCTGGTCGAGACGTTCGAGCAGCTGGACGAGTTCCTCGTCACCCTGGGCGCGAGCGCAGGACGGGCTTGA